The Candidatus Delongbacteria bacterium genomic sequence TCTTCTCCGATTTTAATTTAACTATAATTCCAGTTTGTATCCATCAGGCAATTTTCTGGATTTAATTTCTTCTTTAAGCATTTTGAAAAAATCTTCCTTAGAAAATTCCCCAATATCACCTTTTTTATGCTGTCTAACTGATAGATTACCACCACTTTCTTCTTTCTCTCCGATAACTAACATATAAGGTGTTTTTCTAATACCGTCAGCTTCTCTTATTTTATAGCCGACTTTCTCATTTCTTAAATCTATTTCGACTCTAATTCCATTTTCATCCAGTTCGTTATAAATTCTTTTTGCAGCATCATTGAATTTGTCACTTACAGGGATTACCATAACTTGTACTGGAGACATCCACAGTGGTAGAAAGCCTCCAAAATGTTCTAGAGTTAAACCTAAAAATCTTTCAATTGAACCATAAATAGCTCTATGAATCATAACAGGTCTTTTTTTCTGAGAGTTTTCATCTATATAGTACATGTCGAATCTTGCAGGGAGATTCATATCAAGTTGTATGGTTCCACACTGATGAGTCCTACCAATAGCATCTCTTAAATGAATATCAATTTTAGGACCATAGAATGCTCCATCACCTTCATTGATTTTAAAACCCTTACCATACTCTACCAAAGCTTCTCTTAAACCTTCAGTTGCGATTTCCCAAGCTTCATCTGTCCCGATAGATTTTTCAGGTCTAGTAGAAAGTTCAAGGTCATATTCTATTCCAAAAGTAGAATATATCCTATCTACTAATCTTAATACGCCTAGAATCTCATCTTTAATTTGATCTTCTCTCATATATATGTGAGCATCATCCTGAACAAAGCTTCTTACACGAAAAAGTCCAGAGAGTGCACCACTAAATTCATTTCTATGTACGTGACCAAGTTCAGCAACTTTTAGAGGAAGATCTCTGTATGAATGAAGTTCTGAATTATAAACCAAAATTCCACCTGGACAGTTCATTGGTTTGATAGCATAAGTCATTCCTTCAGTTTCACTGATAAACATATTTTCTCTATAATTTGCCCAATGACCTGAAGTTTCCCATAGACCTTGATTAAGCATAATTGGAGTTTGGATCTCCATATAACCATCTTTTTTGTGCTCCATTCTCCAATAGTTGATAAGCTCATTTCTAACTGTCATACCATTTGGTAAGTAAAATGGACAACCAGGAGATTCTTGCATGAAAGTGAAGAGTTTAAGGTCTTTACCAAGTTTCCTATGATCTCTTTTAGCAGCTTCCTCTCTTCTTTTTAAGAACAGATCCATCATCTCTTTTTCAGGGAAAGTGATTCCATAAATTCTTTGAAGCATTTTTTTAGTAACATCACCTCTCCAGTAAGCACCCGAAGTAGCAAGAAGTTTAATCTCTTTTACTTTTGAAGTGTTTGCTAAATGAGGTCCTCTACATAGATCAGTAAATTCACCATGTGAATAACATGAGATTTGAACATCATCAGGAAGATCGTTTATAATTTCAACTTTGTAGCTTTCATTCTGATCGCCAAAAAATTTCAGGGCTTCATCTTTACTTACGTTTTTACGTTCAAATTTTTCGCCGGATTTGACAATCTTTGCCATCTCTTTTTCAATTTTTCTCAAATCGTCTTCAGTAAAAGGTTCAGAATCAAAATCATAATAAAAACCTTCTTCTATCGATGGTCCAATTGTCACTTTGACGTTAGGAAATAATCTTTTTACTGCTGAAGCCATGATGTGAGCAGAGGAGTGCCAGTAAACTTCTCTACCTTCTTTATCCTCAAATTTGTAAAAGAAAATTTTTGAATCTTCATTAATTTCATAAAGGGGATCAACCATAGAATCGTTAACTTTTATAGCTATAACATTTTTTGCAAGACTCTTACTAATTGAAGAAGCTACATCAATTGCTTTTATCCCTTTTTCA encodes the following:
- the thrS gene encoding threonine--tRNA ligase yields the protein MIKIEFPDGNKREYEKGIKAIDVASSISKSLAKNVIAIKVNDSMVDPLYEINEDSKIFFYKFEDKEGREVYWHSSAHIMASAVKRLFPNVKVTIGPSIEEGFYYDFDSEPFTEDDLRKIEKEMAKIVKSGEKFERKNVSKDEALKFFGDQNESYKVEIINDLPDDVQISCYSHGEFTDLCRGPHLANTSKVKEIKLLATSGAYWRGDVTKKMLQRIYGITFPEKEMMDLFLKRREEAAKRDHRKLGKDLKLFTFMQESPGCPFYLPNGMTVRNELINYWRMEHKKDGYMEIQTPIMLNQGLWETSGHWANYRENMFISETEGMTYAIKPMNCPGGILVYNSELHSYRDLPLKVAELGHVHRNEFSGALSGLFRVRSFVQDDAHIYMREDQIKDEILGVLRLVDRIYSTFGIEYDLELSTRPEKSIGTDEAWEIATEGLREALVEYGKGFKINEGDGAFYGPKIDIHLRDAIGRTHQCGTIQLDMNLPARFDMYYIDENSQKKRPVMIHRAIYGSIERFLGLTLEHFGGFLPLWMSPVQVMVIPVSDKFNDAAKRIYNELDENGIRVEIDLRNEKVGYKIREADGIRKTPYMLVIGEKEESGGNLSVRQHKKGDIGEFSKEDFFKMLKEEIKSRKLPDGYKLEL